The sequence below is a genomic window from Natrinema salaciae.
GATGGTTTTCGCCCGAGAGGCTTTCACGTGGGCGAAAAATCCCAGTCTTTATATCAGTTCCCTCGGTGGGCAGCCGGCAGCCACAACACCACTCAGAACCAGCCAAACATGCGATACCCGACCACAATCTACGCACGCGTCTCTACCCCCGAACAGGACATCGCCCAGCAGAAGGAGAAATTGTGGAACCACGCCATCGACGAACTCGAGATCGAGCCCTCGAACATCGACGTGCTCGAAGACGAGGCCACCGGCAGCAACACAGACCGCGACGGCTACCAAGAGATGATGCGTCGCGTGTGTGAAGGAGAGACCGAACGCGTCATCGTCCGATCGATTACTCGCCTCGGGCGCAATATGCGTGATCTCAACGACGCCGTCCACGTGATCGTCGAGGACAACGGGTGCGGACTCGTCGTCGTCAACGACGGCCTCCACATCGAACCAGAGACAGAGGAACTCAACCTCGAGCAGAAGGCTATCCTCTATGGCCTCTCCTTCGCAGCCGACATCGAACACGAGATGATCAAGCAGCGAACCATCGACGGTCTCCGCGCTGCCGAAGAAGCCGGGAAGCGCATCGGTCGACCGATCTACGGTTTCACCTCTGAAGATGGGAACCTCCGGCCAGACGACGAGGAGTACGAGCAGGCTGTACAGGCAATCGTGGCCAAGGAGGAGCTCGGCTGGTCAGACCGCCGTATCCAACGGCAGATCGGCGTGCCGCGACGAACAGTCCCTCGAGTTGTCGAACGACGCGGCATCTACCTTGGAGACCGAGGCGATGACGACCTTGCCGAGCAGGCACGTGATGATCTGGAGGCGATTGGCCAGTAATCTCGGTATCTGGCCACCCTCCGAGAGGTTGCTCATTCAACGCGTGTCCGCGAACTCCGTTTTGAACCCCGGTTGCCGATCCCGAACGAGACCGATCAGGAAGACGAACCTTCCCAACTGTAGAAAGGCCTATTTGACACCAATGACAGGTAGGAGTCATGGCAGTTGAGGGAGAGGACTCCGAACAAGCAGAAACAGAAGAAAACGATACCGAAGACATTGCACCCCCGGTCAAACCAACCTCGCTGAAGCGATTCGTCAAACAGCACTCCGATATGAACGCCGGCGGTGATGCAATCGACGAACTGCAACACCATCTCGAATTCGTCGCTGAGAGAATCTGGCTCGAAGCCAGCAAGCACGCCGAAGACGACGGTCGCAAGACAGTGAAAGAGCGTGACGTGCAACACGCCATAGACCAGTTCACGGAGCCTCACGATCTGATCAAGAAGACCACGGAGCAACTGGACTGGATGAAACGCAATCTCGACAGGCAGGTTGAACAGTCCATCGTGTACGCCGAAGACAGATATGACGACTGACCAATTCCTCTTCAGGGACGGATACTCCATTCCAGAGAAAATCCGCCGAATCCCAACCGGGAGAATCACAGCGGAAACACCAGAGATTGACTCTCGACTGCAAGACCTCTCACTGTCAGAGAGCGAGGTCAGTCGGATGGGGAAGAACGACTTCTTCGACGAGACCGAGGATCAACTCACCACTCCGGCCTACAGGAACTTCGTCTCCAAACTCTTCGACAAGTACGGCGAGGAGGGCGACAAGTTCAATATGCAGCTCTTCGTCGCCGAGGAATCCCTTTCCCACGAACATCTCGAACGCCGCGTCAATCAATACAACGAGGAACGGATTGACCGCGACTTCGACTCACTCGTAGAACCCATCGTCCTCACCAATCACGAGGAGAACTCCGACTCCATAGACCTACAGTTCCGAACAACGGCCCACCTCGAGGACATCAACCCTGACGACAAGATACCGATCCAGATCATCGAGACCGAGTCCGGCGACACCGTGAAACGGTACGGCTCCGACTATCACATCAAGGCCCCCGCCCGCTACCGAGTTGAGACCCGGGTCTATACAGAAACCGGACTCACCGCGGTGTCGAACTACTCCAAGATCAAGGACGGGTTGAAGACCGACATAGCAAAGACCGTCACCGAG
It includes:
- a CDS encoding recombinase family protein, producing the protein MRYPTTIYARVSTPEQDIAQQKEKLWNHAIDELEIEPSNIDVLEDEATGSNTDRDGYQEMMRRVCEGETERVIVRSITRLGRNMRDLNDAVHVIVEDNGCGLVVVNDGLHIEPETEELNLEQKAILYGLSFAADIEHEMIKQRTIDGLRAAEEAGKRIGRPIYGFTSEDGNLRPDDEEYEQAVQAIVAKEELGWSDRRIQRQIGVPRRTVPRVVERRGIYLGDRGDDDLAEQARDDLEAIGQ
- a CDS encoding histone-like protein, with amino-acid sequence MAVEGEDSEQAETEENDTEDIAPPVKPTSLKRFVKQHSDMNAGGDAIDELQHHLEFVAERIWLEASKHAEDDGRKTVKERDVQHAIDQFTEPHDLIKKTTEQLDWMKRNLDRQVEQSIVYAEDRYDD